CCGATCGAGGCCGTGAAGCTGCTTGATGTGGTGGCCGACCGCTTCCGCCTCTCCAGCGCCGAACCCGCGCGCGTGATGGAGGCGATCGAGGTCGGCCTCAAGCGCGGCGCGGGCAAGCTCACGGTGTACGCGCTCAAGGACGAGGGCGAGCCCGAGATCTGGAAGTTCTCCACCGGCCTGCACTGCCCCGAGAGCGACATCCGCTACGCCGATCCCTCGCCCTCGATGTTCTCGTTCAACTCGGCCGTGGGCGCCTGCGAGAGCTGCCGCGGCTTCGGGCGCGTCATCGGCGTGGACTACGGCCTGGTGATCCCCAACGACAAGCTCACGCTGCGCAACGGCGCGATCAAGGTCTTCCAGACGCCCGCATGGAAGGAGTGCCAGGACGACCTGATGCGCCACGCCGAGGCCGCGGGCATTCCGCGCGACACGCCCTGGGCCAAGCTCACGCCCGAGCAGCAGGACTGGGTGAAGAACGGCTCGCCGCAGTGGAACGGCAAGTGGAACCAGCACTGGTACGGCGTGGGCCGCTTCTTCGAGTACCTCGAGAGCAAGGCCTACAAGATGCACATCCGCGTGCTCTTGTCCAAGTACCGCAGCTACACCGAATGCCCGGTGTGCCACGGCGCGCGCCTCAAGACCGACAGCCTGCTCTGGCGCGTGGGCACGAAAGCCCAGGCCGACGCGGTGCTGCCGCCTGAACGGCGCTACCTGCCCGCGGGCGTGGCCTGGTCGCGCACGCAGCTCGAGGCGCTGCCCGGCCTGTGCCTGCACGACCTGATGCTCATGCCGCTCACCAGCCTGCGGCGCTTCTTCGAATCCATCGCACCCGCGCAGGCCGGCAGCGCGGGCGAGCAGCAGGCGCTCAAGCTGCTGCTCGACGAGATCAACACCCGCATCCGCTACCTCTGCGAGGTCGGTATCGGCTACCTCACGCTCGACCGCCAGAGCCGCACGCTCAGCGGCGGCGAGGTGCAGCGCATCAACCTCACCACCGCGCTCGGCACCTCGCTGGTGAACACGCTCTTCGTGCTCGACGAGCCCAGCATCGGCCTGCACCCGCGCGACATGGCGCGCATCGTCGACGCCATGAAGCGACTGCGCGACGCCGGCAACACCCTGGTGGTGGTCGAGCACGACCCGGCGGTGATGCTCGCGGCCGACCGCCTGATCGACATGGGCCCGGGCCCGGGCGAGCGCGGCGGCCAGATCGTGTTCGACGGCACGCCCGAGCAGATCCGCGCGGCCGACACGCTCACCGGCGCCTACCTGGGCGCGCGCAAGACCATCGGCATGGGCTTCAAGCGCGCCGTCACCGACAGCACGCCGCGCCTGATCCTCGAAGGCGCGCGCGAGCACAACCTGCAGAACGTGTCGGTGGAATTTCCGCTGCAACGCCTGGTGGTGGTCACCGGCGTGTCGGGCTCGGGCAAGTCCACGCTGATCCAGGACGTGCTCGCGCCCGCGCTCATGCGCCACTTCGGCCAGAGCACCGAATCGCCCGGCGCGCACGACCGCCTGCTCGGCGCCGAACAGCTCGCCGACGTGGTCTTCGTCGACCAGTCGCCCATCGGCAAGACCGCGCGCTCCAACCCGGTGAGCTACGTGGGCGCGTGGGACGCGATCCGCTCGCTGTTCGCCGACCTGCCGCTGTCGCGCCAGCGCGGCTACACGCCGGCCAAGTTCAGCTTCAACAGCGGCGACGGCCGCTGCCCCACCTGCGGCGGCTCGGGCTTCGAGCACGTCGAGATGCAGTTCCTCTCCGACGTCTACCTGCGCTGCCCCGACTGCGACGGCCAGCGCTACCGGCCCGAGATCCTCGAGGTGAAGATCGAGCGCGGCGGCCGCCTGCTGAGCGTGGCCGACGTGCTCGGCCTCACGGTGAGCGAGGCGGCCGAGCTGTTCCGCGCCGACCGCGAGGCCATCCGCGCGCTGCAGCCCATCGTGGACGTGGGCCTGGAATACGTGAAGCTGGGCCAGCCCGTGCCCACGCTGTCGGGTGGAGAGGCCCAGCGCCTCAAGCTCGCGGGCTTCCTGGCCGAAGCGGCCAAGGCCGGCAGCTCGAGCCGCCAGCCGGTGTCGCGCAAGGGCACGCTGTTCCTGTTCGACGAGCCCACCACCGGCCTGCACTTCGACGACATCGCCAAGCTCATGCGCTCGCTGCGCAAGCTCATCGACGCCGGCCATTCGCTGGTGGTGATCGAGCACAACCTCGACGTGATCCGCGCCGCCGACTGGCTGATCGACCTCGGCCCCGAGGGCGGATCGGGCGGCGGCACGGTGGTGGCCGAAGGCCCGCCCGAGCAGGTGCGCGAGCACCCCACGAGCCACACCGCGCGGGCCCTGCGCGAATACGCCGAGGCCATGGACCGCGTGGTGGCGGTGAACGACGCGCCTGCGCGGCCCTACGCCGCGGCGCGCGCGCGCCGCGCCGCGCCGCACGGCGACGCGATCCGCATCGTCAACGCCAAGGAACACAACCTCAAGCAGCTCAGCGTGGACATCCCGCGCGGCAAGTTCAACGTGATCTCGGGCGTGAGCGGCTCGGGCAAGAGCACCCTGGCTTTCGACATCCTGTTCAACGAAGGCCAGCGCCGCTACCTCGAAAGCCTCAACGCCTACGCGCGCAGCATCGTGCAGCCCGCGGGCCGGCCCGAGGTGGACGCGGTCTACGGCATCCCGCCCACGGTGGCGATCGAGCAGCGCCTCTCGCGCGGCGGCCGCAAGAGCACGGTGGGCACCACCACCGAGGTCTGGCACTTCCTGCGCCTGCTCTACGTGAAGCTGGGCACGCAGCACTGCGTGCACGACGGTGCGGCCGTGAAGCCGCAGAGCGCCGACAGCATTGCCGCCGCGCTGCTGCGCAAGCACGCGGGCCGGCACGTGGGCCTGCTCGCGCCGCTGGTGGTCAACCGCAAGGGCGTGTACACCGAGCTCGCCGACTGGGCGCGCCCGCGCGGCCACACCCACCTGCGCGTGGACGGCGAGTTCCTGCCCACCACGGGCTTCCCGCGCATCGACCGCTTCAAGGAACACACCATCGAACTGCCGGTGGCCGACTTCGTCGTGGATCCCGGCGACGAGGCGAACCTGCGCGCGCAGCTGGCGCGCACGCTCGAACACGGCAAGGGCGTGCTGCACCTGCTGCACCCGCTCGACGGCCTCAAGGAGGCCATCGCCGAGGGCCGGTCCACCAAGGCCATCGGCCAGGTGGAGGTGTTCAGCACCGCGCGCGCCTGCCCGGTGTGCAGCACCAGCTACCCTGAGCTCGATCCGCGCCTGTTCTCGTACAACAGCAAGCACGGCTGGTGCCCCGACTGCGTGGGCACGGGCGTGAAGCTCTCGCGCGAGCAGCGCAAGGCGCTCGACGACTCGGTGCGCGACGACGACCAGAAGGGCCGCGAGCAAAGCTTTGCCGAACCCGAGGTGGAAGGCGTGGGCGACGAGGTCTGCCCGGGTTGCGAAGGCACACGGCTGAATGCGCAGGCCCGTGCCGTGCGCTTCGCAGGGGTGGCCATCACCGACATCGCGCGCCTCTCGGTGAGCGAGGTGCGCCAATGGGTGGTCGGCCTGATGCAGGGCGCGGGCCTGAGCGGGCGCGAGGCCGACATCGCGCGCGACCTGCTGCCCGAGATCGAAAGCCGCCTGGCCTTTCTCGAACAGGTGGGCCTGAACTACCTCACGCTCGACCGCGGCGCGCCCACGCTCAGCGGCGGGGAGGCGCAGCGCATCCGCCTCGCGGCCCAGCTCGGCAGCCACCTGCAGGGCGTGTGCTACGTGCTCGACGAGCCCACCATCGGCCTGCACCCGCGCGACAACCAGATCCTGCTCGACGCGCTGCACCAGCTCGGCGAACAGGGCAACACCCTGGTGGTGGTGGAGCACGACGAAGACACCATCCGCCGCGCCGACCACGTGATCGACATCGGCCCGAGCGCGGGCAAGCGCGGCGGCCGCGTGGTGGCGCAGGGCACGGTGGCCGAGCTCTCGGCCAGCCCCGACTCGCTCACCGGCCGCTACCTGCTGCACGCCATGAAGCACCCGCTGCAGCCGCGCCGCCCGGTGCCGCCCGGCGACGACCAGACGCTCGAGCTGCGCGGCGCCACGCTGCACAACCTGCACCAGCTCGACGCGCGCGTGCCGCTCCAGCGGCTCGTGGTCATCACCGGCGTGTCGGGCTCGGGCAAGAGCACGCTCGCGCGCGACGTGCTGCTCACCAACGTCGCCGCGGCGGTGGGCATGCGCAGCACCGCCGCGGGCAAGAAGGCCTGGGACAAGGGCGAGCGCCCGGCCTGGAACGGCTGCGACAAGCTGCTCGGCAGCGAACCCGTGGACCGCGTGCTCGAGGTCGACCAGACGCCCATCGGCAAGACGCCTCGCTCGTGCCCGGCCACCTACATCGGCTTCTGGGACACGGTGCGCAAACTGTTCGCCGACACGCTCGAGGCCAAGGCGCGCGGCTGGGGCCCGGGCCGCTTCAGCTTCAACACCGGCGAAGGCCGCTGCCCGAGCTGTGAAGGCCAGGGCATGCGCACCATCGAGATGAGCTTCCTGCCCGACGTGAAGGTGCCTTGCGAGACCTGCCACGGCGCGCGCTTCAACCCCGAAACGCTGGCCGTGACCTGGAAGGGCAAGAACATCGGCGAGGTGCTGCAGATGGAGGTCGACGAGGCGGTGGACTTCTTCGCGTCCATGCCCGCCATCAGCCACCCGCTGCAGCTGCTCAAGGACGTGGGCCTGGGCTACCTCACGCTGGGCCAGCCCTCACCCACGCTGTCGGGCGGCGAAGCCCAGCGCATCAAGCTCGTGACCGAACTGAGCAAGGTGCGCGACGAGGTCGGCCGGCGCGGCCAGAAGGCGCCGCACACGCTCTACGTGCTCGACGAACCCACGGTGGGCCTGCACATGGCCGACGTGGAGAAGCTGATCCGCGTGCTGCACCGCCTGGTCGACGGCGGCCACAGCGTGGTGGTGATCGAACACGACCTCGACGTGATGGCCGAAGCCGACTGGATCATCGACCTCGGCCCCGAAGGCGGCGCGGGCGGCGGCCGCATCGTGGCGGCCACCACCCCCGAAGGCGTGGTGGCCGCGGGCACGCACACGGGCCAGGTGCTGGCGCCGGTGCTGGCGCGGGGGTGAGTCCCCGCGGCTGGCGCGTCACCCCCGCGCCAGCGGCAGCGCCGTCTTGTAGCGCACCTGCTTGAGCGCGAAGCTCGATCGGATCTTCTCGAGTTCTGGCAGCGGCGCCAGCCGCTCGAGGATGAAGCGCTCGAGCGTGCCCATGTCGGGCACGACCACGCGGATCAGGTAGTCGGAGTCGCCCGTCATCAGGTAGCACTCCATCACCTCGTCGAAGTCCGCGATGTGCCGCTCGAAGCGCGCCAGCGCCTCCTTGCTCTGGGTCTTGAGGCTGATGTTGATGAACACGTTCAGGCCCAGCCCCAGGCGCGCCGCGTCGGCCAGCGCCACGTACTGCCGGATCACCCCGGCCTTCTCCAGCGCCTTCACGCGCGCCAGGCAGGGCGAGGGCGACAGGCCCACGCGCTGCGCCAGCGCCACGTTCGACAAGGAACCGTCTTGCTGCAATTCGTGGAGGATCCGGCGGTCGAGCGCGTCGAGGTTCATTTGTGCTGAAAAGAGACAAGGTCGCAGCATTATGTGCTGCTGATTTGCCCTGTGGCGACCGTTTCGGCAGCACATGCCGCGCGCCCGCGCCTACAGTGCGCGGCCATGAGCCCGTCCGAACACCTGTCGCCCGACCCCGATCCCCAGGAAACCGCCGAATGGCAAGACGCGTTCCGGGCCCTGCTGCAGGCCCACGGCCCCACGCGCGCCCGCCAGCTGCTGGACGCGCTGGTGGCCACCGCGGGGGCCGGGCGCGTGGGCTGGCGGCCCAGCCTCAACACGCCCTACGTGAACACCATCGCCGCCGAGCAGCAGCCGGTGTTCCCGGGCGATCTCGCGATCGAGGAGCGGCTGGCTTCGCTGATGCGCTGGAACGCGCTGGCCATGGTGGTGCGCGCCAACCAGGCCTACGGTGAACTGGGTGGCCACATCGCGAGCTACGCGAGCGCGGCCGACCTGTTCGAGACCGGCTTCAACCACTTCTTCCACGGCCGCACCAATGCGCACGGCGGCGACTTGGTGTTCTTCCAGCCCCACAGCGCGCCCGGCGTGTACGCCCGCGCCTTCCTCGAAGGCCGGCTCAGCGAGCGGGACCTGCTGCACTACCGCCAGGAGATCGTGGCGCCCGCGCAGGGCGCGCGTGGCCTCTCGAGCTACCCGCACCCCTGGCTCATGCCCAACTTCTGGCAGTTCCCCACGGGCTCCATGGGCATCGGGCCGATCAGCTCGATCTACCACGCGCGCTTCATGCGGTACCTCACCCACCGCGGCCTGCTCGACTGCGGCGGCCGCACGGTGTGGGGCGTGTTCGGCGACGGCGAGATGGACGAGCCCGAGAGCATGAGCGCGCTCACGCTGGCCGCGCGCGAGAAGCTCGACAACCTGGTGTGGGTGGTCAACTGCAACCTGCAGCGGCTCGACGGCCCGGTGCGCGGCAACCACCGCA
This is a stretch of genomic DNA from Hydrogenophaga crocea. It encodes these proteins:
- the uvrA gene encoding excinuclease ABC subunit UvrA, whose protein sequence is MSDDLRPADLPADPEQPGGEAEQGVIRIRGARQHNLKDLDLDVRTGELTVVTGPSGSGKSSLVFDTLFAEGQRRYVETFSAYARQFLDRMDKPAVDRVEGVPPAIAIDQTNPVRSSRSTVGTMTELNDHLKLLFARGAELFDRETALPVRHDSPDSIAAELRRRSEAQGDPRLVLTFPVELPANTTAEEVEQWLSASGYTRVQAERTVQRAVKDEAPAKGKKAKPPIEAVKLLDVVADRFRLSSAEPARVMEAIEVGLKRGAGKLTVYALKDEGEPEIWKFSTGLHCPESDIRYADPSPSMFSFNSAVGACESCRGFGRVIGVDYGLVIPNDKLTLRNGAIKVFQTPAWKECQDDLMRHAEAAGIPRDTPWAKLTPEQQDWVKNGSPQWNGKWNQHWYGVGRFFEYLESKAYKMHIRVLLSKYRSYTECPVCHGARLKTDSLLWRVGTKAQADAVLPPERRYLPAGVAWSRTQLEALPGLCLHDLMLMPLTSLRRFFESIAPAQAGSAGEQQALKLLLDEINTRIRYLCEVGIGYLTLDRQSRTLSGGEVQRINLTTALGTSLVNTLFVLDEPSIGLHPRDMARIVDAMKRLRDAGNTLVVVEHDPAVMLAADRLIDMGPGPGERGGQIVFDGTPEQIRAADTLTGAYLGARKTIGMGFKRAVTDSTPRLILEGAREHNLQNVSVEFPLQRLVVVTGVSGSGKSTLIQDVLAPALMRHFGQSTESPGAHDRLLGAEQLADVVFVDQSPIGKTARSNPVSYVGAWDAIRSLFADLPLSRQRGYTPAKFSFNSGDGRCPTCGGSGFEHVEMQFLSDVYLRCPDCDGQRYRPEILEVKIERGGRLLSVADVLGLTVSEAAELFRADREAIRALQPIVDVGLEYVKLGQPVPTLSGGEAQRLKLAGFLAEAAKAGSSSRQPVSRKGTLFLFDEPTTGLHFDDIAKLMRSLRKLIDAGHSLVVIEHNLDVIRAADWLIDLGPEGGSGGGTVVAEGPPEQVREHPTSHTARALREYAEAMDRVVAVNDAPARPYAAARARRAAPHGDAIRIVNAKEHNLKQLSVDIPRGKFNVISGVSGSGKSTLAFDILFNEGQRRYLESLNAYARSIVQPAGRPEVDAVYGIPPTVAIEQRLSRGGRKSTVGTTTEVWHFLRLLYVKLGTQHCVHDGAAVKPQSADSIAAALLRKHAGRHVGLLAPLVVNRKGVYTELADWARPRGHTHLRVDGEFLPTTGFPRIDRFKEHTIELPVADFVVDPGDEANLRAQLARTLEHGKGVLHLLHPLDGLKEAIAEGRSTKAIGQVEVFSTARACPVCSTSYPELDPRLFSYNSKHGWCPDCVGTGVKLSREQRKALDDSVRDDDQKGREQSFAEPEVEGVGDEVCPGCEGTRLNAQARAVRFAGVAITDIARLSVSEVRQWVVGLMQGAGLSGREADIARDLLPEIESRLAFLEQVGLNYLTLDRGAPTLSGGEAQRIRLAAQLGSHLQGVCYVLDEPTIGLHPRDNQILLDALHQLGEQGNTLVVVEHDEDTIRRADHVIDIGPSAGKRGGRVVAQGTVAELSASPDSLTGRYLLHAMKHPLQPRRPVPPGDDQTLELRGATLHNLHQLDARVPLQRLVVITGVSGSGKSTLARDVLLTNVAAAVGMRSTAAGKKAWDKGERPAWNGCDKLLGSEPVDRVLEVDQTPIGKTPRSCPATYIGFWDTVRKLFADTLEAKARGWGPGRFSFNTGEGRCPSCEGQGMRTIEMSFLPDVKVPCETCHGARFNPETLAVTWKGKNIGEVLQMEVDEAVDFFASMPAISHPLQLLKDVGLGYLTLGQPSPTLSGGEAQRIKLVTELSKVRDEVGRRGQKAPHTLYVLDEPTVGLHMADVEKLIRVLHRLVDGGHSVVVIEHDLDVMAEADWIIDLGPEGGAGGGRIVAATTPEGVVAAGTHTGQVLAPVLARG
- a CDS encoding Lrp/AsnC family transcriptional regulator translates to MNLDALDRRILHELQQDGSLSNVALAQRVGLSPSPCLARVKALEKAGVIRQYVALADAARLGLGLNVFINISLKTQSKEALARFERHIADFDEVMECYLMTGDSDYLIRVVVPDMGTLERFILERLAPLPELEKIRSSFALKQVRYKTALPLARG